A genomic segment from Nicotiana tabacum cultivar K326 chromosome 7, ASM71507v2, whole genome shotgun sequence encodes:
- the LOC107769217 gene encoding upstream activation factor subunit UAF30 isoform X4 — translation MVSDSVLVDRLREILKVSDLETTTAGSVRRKLEEEFGVDLNDRKAFIRDQIDLFLRTHVEETPNDDVQEVEQEQETENVKEEENDDSCSQEEENETDTGAKEKARSEKMNGEAKKKGGFNKPCALSPQLQKLVGESELGRPEVVKKIWAYIREKNLQNPQNKRKILCDEVLSEIFRAKTIDMFQMNKVLSKHIWPIDEEDASQVKSSVKKRLPKQGREEALDEPKQKEKRHKGGGSGFLAPVRLSDALVKFFGIGENALTRADVIKRIWQYIKENELQDPSDKKTIICDERLKELFQVDSFHGFTVTKLLTAHFIKRED, via the exons ATGGTGTCGGATTCCGTATTGGTTGATCGGCTCCGGGAAATTCTCAAAGTTTCCGACCTTGAAACTACCACCGCCGGCAGTGTTCGTCGGAAGCTTGAGGAGGAATTCGGGGTTGACTTAAATGACAGAAAAGCCTTTATCAGAGACCAAATTGACCTTTTCCTTCGAACCCATGTTGAGGAAACCCCGAACGACGACGTACAAGAAGTAGAACAAGAACAAGAAACAGAGAATGTGAAGGAAGAGGAAAATGATGATTCTTGCTCCCAAGAAGAAGAGAATGAGACTGATACAGGGGCAAAGGAGAAAGCTCG GTCTGAGAAAATGAATGGAGAAGCAAAGAAAAAAGGGGGCTTTAACAAGCCATGCGCACTTTCACCACAGCTTCAGAAATTGGTTGGCGAGTCCGAACTGGGCAGACCAGAG GTTGTTAAGAAGATTTGGGCCTATATCCGGGAGAAGAATTTACAAAACCCACAGAACAAGCGGAAAATTTTATGTGATGAAGTTTTGAGTGAAATTTTCCGGGCCAAAACAATCGACATGTTCCAGATGAACAAGGTGCTATCCAAGCACATTTGGCCCATAGATGAGGAAGATG CCAGTCAAGTCAAATCCTCTGTGAAGAAAAGGCTACCGAAACAAGGAAGAGAAGAAG CTTTAGATGAGCCAAAGCAGAAAGAGAAAAGGCACAAAGGGGGAGGATCTGGTTTTCTTGCTCCAGTTCGGTTATCAGATGCCCTTGTAAAATTCTTTGGTATTGGTGAAAATGCATTAACTCGAGCTGATGTTATCAAGCGAATATGGCAGTATATAAAAGAAAATGAGCTGCAG GATCCATCTGATAAGAAGACAATAATCTGCGATGAAAGGTTAAAAGAACTATTTCAAGTTGATTCCTTCCATGGCTTCACAGTTACAAAGCTCTTGACTGCTCATTTTATCAAAAGAGAAGACTGA
- the LOC107769217 gene encoding upstream activation factor subunit UAF30 isoform X2 produces MVSDSVLVDRLREILKVSDLETTTAGSVRRKLEEEFGVDLNDRKAFIRDQIDLFLRTHVEETPNDDVQEVEQEQETENVKEEENDDSCSQEEENETDTGAKEKARSEKMNGEAKKKGGFNKPCALSPQLQKLVGESELGRPEVVKKIWAYIREKNLQNPQNKRKILCDEVLSEIFRAKTIDMFQMNKVLSKHIWPIDEEDGSFPLTHAASQVKSSVKKRLPKQGREEALDEPKQKEKRHKGGGSGFLAPVRLSDALVKFFGIGENALTRADVIKRIWQYIKENELQDPSDKKTIICDERLKELFQVDSFHGFTVTKLLTAHFIKRED; encoded by the exons ATGGTGTCGGATTCCGTATTGGTTGATCGGCTCCGGGAAATTCTCAAAGTTTCCGACCTTGAAACTACCACCGCCGGCAGTGTTCGTCGGAAGCTTGAGGAGGAATTCGGGGTTGACTTAAATGACAGAAAAGCCTTTATCAGAGACCAAATTGACCTTTTCCTTCGAACCCATGTTGAGGAAACCCCGAACGACGACGTACAAGAAGTAGAACAAGAACAAGAAACAGAGAATGTGAAGGAAGAGGAAAATGATGATTCTTGCTCCCAAGAAGAAGAGAATGAGACTGATACAGGGGCAAAGGAGAAAGCTCG GTCTGAGAAAATGAATGGAGAAGCAAAGAAAAAAGGGGGCTTTAACAAGCCATGCGCACTTTCACCACAGCTTCAGAAATTGGTTGGCGAGTCCGAACTGGGCAGACCAGAG GTTGTTAAGAAGATTTGGGCCTATATCCGGGAGAAGAATTTACAAAACCCACAGAACAAGCGGAAAATTTTATGTGATGAAGTTTTGAGTGAAATTTTCCGGGCCAAAACAATCGACATGTTCCAGATGAACAAGGTGCTATCCAAGCACATTTGGCCCATAGATGAGGAAGATG GATCTTTTCCTTTGACTCATGCAGCCAGTCAAGTCAAATCCTCTGTGAAGAAAAGGCTACCGAAACAAGGAAGAGAAGAAG CTTTAGATGAGCCAAAGCAGAAAGAGAAAAGGCACAAAGGGGGAGGATCTGGTTTTCTTGCTCCAGTTCGGTTATCAGATGCCCTTGTAAAATTCTTTGGTATTGGTGAAAATGCATTAACTCGAGCTGATGTTATCAAGCGAATATGGCAGTATATAAAAGAAAATGAGCTGCAG GATCCATCTGATAAGAAGACAATAATCTGCGATGAAAGGTTAAAAGAACTATTTCAAGTTGATTCCTTCCATGGCTTCACAGTTACAAAGCTCTTGACTGCTCATTTTATCAAAAGAGAAGACTGA
- the LOC107769217 gene encoding upstream activation factor subunit UAF30 isoform X3 yields the protein MVSDSVLVDRLREILKVSDLETTTAGSVRRKLEEEFGVDLNDRKAFIRDQIDLFLRTHVEETPNDDVQEVEQEQETENVKEEENDDSCSQEEENETDTGAKEKARRSEKMNGEAKKKGGFNKPCALSPQLQKLVGESELGRPEVVKKIWAYIREKNLQNPQNKRKILCDEVLSEIFRAKTIDMFQMNKVLSKHIWPIDEEDASQVKSSVKKRLPKQGREEALDEPKQKEKRHKGGGSGFLAPVRLSDALVKFFGIGENALTRADVIKRIWQYIKENELQDPSDKKTIICDERLKELFQVDSFHGFTVTKLLTAHFIKRED from the exons ATGGTGTCGGATTCCGTATTGGTTGATCGGCTCCGGGAAATTCTCAAAGTTTCCGACCTTGAAACTACCACCGCCGGCAGTGTTCGTCGGAAGCTTGAGGAGGAATTCGGGGTTGACTTAAATGACAGAAAAGCCTTTATCAGAGACCAAATTGACCTTTTCCTTCGAACCCATGTTGAGGAAACCCCGAACGACGACGTACAAGAAGTAGAACAAGAACAAGAAACAGAGAATGTGAAGGAAGAGGAAAATGATGATTCTTGCTCCCAAGAAGAAGAGAATGAGACTGATACAGGGGCAAAGGAGAAAGCTCG TAGGTCTGAGAAAATGAATGGAGAAGCAAAGAAAAAAGGGGGCTTTAACAAGCCATGCGCACTTTCACCACAGCTTCAGAAATTGGTTGGCGAGTCCGAACTGGGCAGACCAGAG GTTGTTAAGAAGATTTGGGCCTATATCCGGGAGAAGAATTTACAAAACCCACAGAACAAGCGGAAAATTTTATGTGATGAAGTTTTGAGTGAAATTTTCCGGGCCAAAACAATCGACATGTTCCAGATGAACAAGGTGCTATCCAAGCACATTTGGCCCATAGATGAGGAAGATG CCAGTCAAGTCAAATCCTCTGTGAAGAAAAGGCTACCGAAACAAGGAAGAGAAGAAG CTTTAGATGAGCCAAAGCAGAAAGAGAAAAGGCACAAAGGGGGAGGATCTGGTTTTCTTGCTCCAGTTCGGTTATCAGATGCCCTTGTAAAATTCTTTGGTATTGGTGAAAATGCATTAACTCGAGCTGATGTTATCAAGCGAATATGGCAGTATATAAAAGAAAATGAGCTGCAG GATCCATCTGATAAGAAGACAATAATCTGCGATGAAAGGTTAAAAGAACTATTTCAAGTTGATTCCTTCCATGGCTTCACAGTTACAAAGCTCTTGACTGCTCATTTTATCAAAAGAGAAGACTGA
- the LOC107769217 gene encoding upstream activation factor subunit UAF30 isoform X1 produces MVSDSVLVDRLREILKVSDLETTTAGSVRRKLEEEFGVDLNDRKAFIRDQIDLFLRTHVEETPNDDVQEVEQEQETENVKEEENDDSCSQEEENETDTGAKEKARRSEKMNGEAKKKGGFNKPCALSPQLQKLVGESELGRPEVVKKIWAYIREKNLQNPQNKRKILCDEVLSEIFRAKTIDMFQMNKVLSKHIWPIDEEDGSFPLTHAASQVKSSVKKRLPKQGREEALDEPKQKEKRHKGGGSGFLAPVRLSDALVKFFGIGENALTRADVIKRIWQYIKENELQDPSDKKTIICDERLKELFQVDSFHGFTVTKLLTAHFIKRED; encoded by the exons ATGGTGTCGGATTCCGTATTGGTTGATCGGCTCCGGGAAATTCTCAAAGTTTCCGACCTTGAAACTACCACCGCCGGCAGTGTTCGTCGGAAGCTTGAGGAGGAATTCGGGGTTGACTTAAATGACAGAAAAGCCTTTATCAGAGACCAAATTGACCTTTTCCTTCGAACCCATGTTGAGGAAACCCCGAACGACGACGTACAAGAAGTAGAACAAGAACAAGAAACAGAGAATGTGAAGGAAGAGGAAAATGATGATTCTTGCTCCCAAGAAGAAGAGAATGAGACTGATACAGGGGCAAAGGAGAAAGCTCG TAGGTCTGAGAAAATGAATGGAGAAGCAAAGAAAAAAGGGGGCTTTAACAAGCCATGCGCACTTTCACCACAGCTTCAGAAATTGGTTGGCGAGTCCGAACTGGGCAGACCAGAG GTTGTTAAGAAGATTTGGGCCTATATCCGGGAGAAGAATTTACAAAACCCACAGAACAAGCGGAAAATTTTATGTGATGAAGTTTTGAGTGAAATTTTCCGGGCCAAAACAATCGACATGTTCCAGATGAACAAGGTGCTATCCAAGCACATTTGGCCCATAGATGAGGAAGATG GATCTTTTCCTTTGACTCATGCAGCCAGTCAAGTCAAATCCTCTGTGAAGAAAAGGCTACCGAAACAAGGAAGAGAAGAAG CTTTAGATGAGCCAAAGCAGAAAGAGAAAAGGCACAAAGGGGGAGGATCTGGTTTTCTTGCTCCAGTTCGGTTATCAGATGCCCTTGTAAAATTCTTTGGTATTGGTGAAAATGCATTAACTCGAGCTGATGTTATCAAGCGAATATGGCAGTATATAAAAGAAAATGAGCTGCAG GATCCATCTGATAAGAAGACAATAATCTGCGATGAAAGGTTAAAAGAACTATTTCAAGTTGATTCCTTCCATGGCTTCACAGTTACAAAGCTCTTGACTGCTCATTTTATCAAAAGAGAAGACTGA